A part of Corynebacterium lactis RW2-5 genomic DNA contains:
- a CDS encoding HNH endonuclease, producing the protein MPGWKSNSQGPRSRGVSKAVADQVMARDHFECQARLRGCAVIANEVDHVVPVFEGGNDELENLRAICSPCHRKKTAGEATRARQRRRQPVWAKPHPGLL; encoded by the coding sequence ATGCCAGGGTGGAAGTCGAACTCCCAGGGTCCCAGATCCCGAGGCGTATCAAAAGCCGTAGCAGACCAAGTCATGGCGCGCGATCACTTCGAATGTCAAGCGCGGCTGCGTGGCTGCGCTGTCATCGCCAACGAAGTGGATCATGTGGTGCCGGTCTTCGAAGGTGGCAATGATGAGTTAGAAAACCTCCGGGCTATCTGCTCGCCGTGCCACAGGAAAAAGACCGCAGGGGAAGCAACCCGCGCCAGGCAGCGACGCCGCCAGCCCGTATGGGCAAAGCCCCACCCAGGCTTGCTGTGA
- a CDS encoding HNH endonuclease, which translates to MAWVRVSDTFNEAPEWMRAYELAAERGDDRLVSELKGAASALFTHSAQQWTDYKITYGAAVRHIGISRVEPVLQDLITIGIITEVESEGERQFVLVERESFVHVIRSDAKSKATKRRNDQNRAGLQVPVMLRDGDQCRYCGDEVVWGDKKSDRGREYDHRDIDAPTTPDNYVTACRGCNQLRHELGERAEEELPLLDPPESPMYGPELRKKLSRWEGFVARWCKKEGLPNPLIADEVEAQDNPAASRAVTPSQEEKTVRATSPAAGPSQEPGKPQFPNTDSHGQVESEGRAAKGSSRQPAETIQVNVVQSLPALPAHHAGGAPQGRKASHVRDAGPAKGAEPFARRRRRRRRN; encoded by the coding sequence ATGGCATGGGTAAGGGTCAGCGATACTTTCAACGAGGCCCCGGAGTGGATGCGAGCCTATGAGCTGGCAGCCGAACGTGGCGATGACCGTCTGGTCAGTGAACTCAAAGGCGCGGCGTCAGCGTTGTTTACGCATTCTGCGCAGCAGTGGACGGATTACAAAATCACCTATGGTGCAGCCGTCCGGCATATCGGCATTAGCCGGGTGGAGCCTGTGCTTCAGGATCTGATCACTATCGGGATTATCACCGAGGTGGAGTCTGAAGGTGAGCGGCAATTCGTGCTCGTTGAGCGTGAATCATTTGTTCATGTCATCCGCTCCGATGCGAAGTCGAAGGCAACGAAACGCCGCAACGATCAAAACCGTGCTGGGTTGCAGGTGCCGGTCATGCTCCGTGATGGAGACCAGTGCCGGTACTGCGGTGATGAAGTGGTCTGGGGCGATAAGAAGTCCGATCGTGGCCGTGAGTACGACCACCGTGACATCGATGCGCCGACGACCCCAGACAATTATGTGACGGCATGCCGTGGCTGTAATCAGCTGCGGCATGAATTAGGCGAACGCGCCGAGGAGGAACTTCCGCTCCTCGACCCACCAGAGTCTCCAATGTATGGCCCGGAGCTGCGCAAGAAACTCTCCCGCTGGGAGGGATTCGTTGCGCGCTGGTGCAAGAAGGAGGGACTCCCGAATCCGCTTATCGCGGACGAGGTTGAGGCCCAGGACAACCCGGCAGCCAGTCGGGCAGTGACCCCTTCTCAGGAAGAAAAAACGGTACGCGCTACGTCCCCGGCCGCGGGCCCAAGCCAGGAGCCCGGCAAGCCGCAGTTCCCCAATACTGATTCCCATGGCCAGGTTGAGTCTGAGGGTAGAGCCGCCAAAGGGAGTTCTCGGCAGCCAGCCGAGACTATTCAAGTCAATGTTGTCCAGTCGCTTCCGGCACTCCCCGCACACCATGCGGGCGGTGCGCCGCAGGGCCGTAAGGCATCGCACGTGCGCGATGCCGGTCCCGCCAAAGGAGCGGAGCCTTTCGCACGTCGCCGTCGCCGACGCCGCCGCAACTAG
- a CDS encoding helix-turn-helix domain-containing protein: MKHTQSTEVTMIARRRTLTPREFADEFGIDVQRVYRWCQAGRLRTMPKTPGSRQHWRIFSCEVDRVMTVGFPSDPREAA, encoded by the coding sequence ATGAAGCATACACAGTCTACGGAGGTAACCATGATCGCCAGACGGAGAACTCTGACGCCGCGCGAGTTCGCCGACGAATTCGGCATAGATGTTCAACGCGTCTATCGCTGGTGCCAGGCGGGACGCCTTCGCACGATGCCGAAGACTCCTGGGAGTCGCCAGCACTGGCGCATCTTCAGCTGCGAAGTTGATCGCGTTATGACTGTTGGGTTCCCGAGCGATCCACGGGAGGCAGCATAA